One window of the Haloarcula halobia genome contains the following:
- a CDS encoding archaeosine biosynthesis radical SAM protein RaSEA: protein MSKPSPDGYEQGKGMDAHNAVMREIRSRNDSTYDPREPTRVWLDEDNTPDGVYQSLTIILNTGGCRWARAGGCTMCGYVAESVEGGSVAHEDLMAQIQHCLDHEAENADAESGLVKIYTSGSFLDEREVPAETRQAIAETFADRERIVVESLPDFVQADRVGDFVDVGLETDVAVGLETATDRVRHDSVNKYFDFADFEDACEAAREAGAGVKAYLLMKPPFLTESEAVADMKRSVRKCAAVSGCHTVSMNPCNVQRYTMVEELYHDGGYRPPWLWSVAEVLESTADVSGSGATGGSSDSSDGEDVIVVSDPVGHGSDRGPHNCGECDDRVQRAIKDFDLRQDETVFEQVSCECEATWEAVMEREKGYSLPLAR, encoded by the coding sequence ATGAGCAAGCCCAGTCCCGACGGCTACGAGCAGGGCAAGGGCATGGACGCCCACAACGCGGTGATGCGCGAGATTCGGTCGCGCAACGACTCGACCTACGACCCCCGGGAGCCGACCCGGGTCTGGCTCGACGAGGACAACACGCCCGACGGGGTGTACCAGAGCCTGACGATCATCCTCAACACCGGCGGCTGCCGGTGGGCCCGCGCCGGCGGGTGTACGATGTGTGGCTACGTCGCCGAGTCCGTCGAGGGCGGCAGCGTCGCCCACGAGGATTTGATGGCCCAGATCCAGCACTGTCTGGACCACGAGGCAGAGAACGCCGACGCCGAGTCGGGCCTCGTCAAGATATACACCTCCGGGTCCTTCCTCGACGAGCGCGAGGTGCCGGCCGAGACCCGGCAGGCCATCGCCGAGACGTTCGCCGACCGCGAGCGCATCGTCGTCGAGTCGCTGCCGGACTTCGTGCAGGCCGACCGCGTCGGCGACTTCGTCGACGTGGGCCTCGAGACCGACGTGGCCGTGGGGCTGGAGACGGCAACGGACCGCGTGCGCCACGACTCGGTGAACAAGTACTTCGACTTCGCCGACTTCGAAGACGCCTGCGAGGCCGCCCGAGAGGCCGGTGCCGGCGTGAAGGCCTATCTCCTGATGAAGCCCCCCTTCCTCACCGAGTCGGAGGCCGTCGCGGACATGAAACGCTCCGTGCGGAAGTGTGCCGCCGTTTCCGGCTGTCACACCGTCTCGATGAACCCCTGCAACGTCCAGCGCTACACGATGGTCGAGGAACTGTACCACGACGGCGGCTACCGCCCGCCGTGGCTCTGGTCGGTCGCCGAGGTGCTGGAATCGACCGCCGACGTCTCCGGGAGCGGAGCGACCGGAGGCTCGTCAGACTCGTCTGACGGTGAGGACGTCATCGTCGTCTCGGATCCCGTCGGCCACGGGAGCGACCGCGGCCCGCACAACTGCGGCGAGTGTGACGACCGTGTCCAGCGAGCCATCAAGGACTTCGACCTGCGGCAGGACGAGACGGTCTTCGAGCAGGTGTCCTGTGAGTGCGAGGCGACGTGGGAGGCCGTGATGGAACGCGAAAAGGGCTACTCGCTGCCGCTGGCGCGCTGA
- the purS gene encoding phosphoribosylformylglycinamidine synthase subunit PurS has translation MTVYTATVTVRLKRGVLDPEAETTQHSLERLGFELEDLRSADQFELDIDAASADEAADRAAEMAERLLANPTIHDYDVEVDQAE, from the coding sequence ATGACCGTCTACACCGCAACGGTGACCGTCCGACTCAAACGGGGCGTTCTGGACCCCGAGGCCGAGACGACCCAGCACTCGCTCGAACGGCTGGGCTTCGAGCTCGAGGACCTCCGGTCTGCGGACCAGTTCGAGCTCGACATCGACGCCGCGTCGGCCGACGAGGCCGCCGACCGGGCCGCGGAGATGGCCGAACGCCTGCTCGCGAACCCGACCATCCACGACTACGACGTGGAGGTCGACCAGGCCGAATGA
- a CDS encoding DUF7504 family protein, with protein sequence MGQRHDGRYTFAGTPLNPVDPGTNILVAGPILDGTREAALRLLAADSADGIVVVAADTSAGEILAGFDALGCDVSGGRVRVVDCNRADDEALGESVTAVTSPADLTGIGIEYSGQYEEMYARGYDAVRTGIYTLTPLLVFSEDVRSVFRFVNIVTSRVRTADGLSVCVIDPEAHDDQVVGSIAQSFDGRIDVRGGDDGPEIRVQGLPDQPTEWTPMG encoded by the coding sequence ATGGGTCAGCGTCACGACGGCCGGTATACGTTCGCGGGGACGCCGCTGAACCCCGTCGACCCAGGTACCAACATCCTGGTCGCCGGGCCGATCCTCGATGGCACCCGCGAGGCGGCGCTGCGGTTGCTCGCGGCCGACTCGGCCGACGGCATCGTCGTCGTCGCCGCCGACACGAGTGCCGGCGAGATCCTGGCGGGATTCGACGCGCTGGGCTGTGACGTCTCCGGCGGCCGGGTCCGGGTCGTCGACTGCAACCGGGCGGACGACGAGGCACTCGGCGAGTCCGTCACGGCGGTGACGTCGCCCGCCGACCTCACGGGTATCGGCATCGAGTACTCCGGGCAGTACGAGGAGATGTACGCCCGGGGCTACGACGCCGTCAGGACGGGCATCTACACGCTGACGCCGCTGCTGGTGTTCAGCGAGGACGTTCGCTCGGTCTTCCGGTTCGTGAACATCGTCACCAGCCGCGTCCGGACCGCCGACGGCCTGAGCGTCTGTGTCATCGACCCCGAGGCACACGACGACCAGGTCGTCGGCAGCATCGCCCAGTCGTTCGACGGTCGGATCGACGTCCGCGGCGGGGACGACGGGCCGGAGATCCGGGTACAGGGCCTCCCCGACCAACCGACCGAGTGGACGCCGATGGGATAA
- a CDS encoding GAF domain-containing protein has translation MSEHHPTVVCADPDDAARAATLEALAGADLDVVGAATVADVDAAVDESVDCVVTAFSFPDGDAFDVVDAVRLAHDDCVCILFTDESPSDLPRGRPDQVVEYVPRSIPAARERLADVVALAAAESTHAAFPVPDREADRLAAVREYDVEALAAEETFERLTALMTTHFDIDVAFVGLVDEHEERFVACEGANWRTLAREDSICTHTILSDEVTVVDDTHEDPRFAANDRLDDLDIRSYAGARITDEAGNALGAVCCIDDEPRSYTAAERADIRRFADEVEEQLSLRRRLGAGVT, from the coding sequence GTGAGCGAGCACCACCCGACCGTGGTCTGTGCCGACCCGGACGACGCTGCACGGGCGGCGACGCTCGAGGCGCTGGCCGGCGCGGACCTGGACGTCGTCGGCGCGGCCACCGTCGCGGATGTCGACGCGGCCGTCGACGAGTCAGTCGACTGCGTGGTCACGGCCTTTTCGTTCCCGGACGGGGACGCCTTCGACGTCGTCGATGCGGTCCGACTGGCACACGACGACTGTGTCTGTATCCTCTTTACCGACGAGTCGCCGTCCGATCTGCCCAGGGGCCGGCCGGACCAGGTCGTCGAGTACGTCCCGCGGTCGATTCCCGCTGCCCGCGAGCGACTCGCCGACGTCGTCGCGCTCGCGGCCGCCGAGTCGACCCACGCCGCGTTCCCCGTCCCGGACCGGGAGGCCGATCGCCTCGCGGCCGTCCGCGAGTACGACGTCGAGGCGCTCGCCGCCGAGGAGACGTTCGAGCGCCTCACGGCGCTGATGACGACGCACTTCGACATCGACGTTGCCTTCGTGGGACTCGTCGACGAACACGAGGAGCGGTTCGTCGCCTGCGAGGGGGCCAACTGGCGGACGCTGGCCCGCGAGGACTCCATCTGTACGCACACCATCCTCTCCGATGAGGTGACCGTGGTCGACGACACGCACGAGGACCCTCGCTTTGCCGCCAACGACCGACTCGACGACCTCGACATCCGCTCGTACGCCGGGGCCCGGATAACCGACGAGGCGGGCAATGCCCTGGGCGCGGTCTGCTGTATCGACGACGAGCCCCGCTCGTACACGGCCGCCGAGCGGGCCGACATCCGGCGATTCGCCGACGAAGTCGAAGAACAGCTGTCGCTGCGCCGCCGACTCGGTGCCGGGGTGACGTGA
- a CDS encoding formyltetrahydrofolate deformylase, whose protein sequence is MTRNLTEITVVGDDDTGLIAEVTSLLFERGINIEDLDQAVREGVFRMTMHVDTAEMVTTEEKLREDLTELGDELDVDIQVRFPADRETQSIAVLVTKESHCLEALFESWANGDLGADIEVVIGNHSDLEPLAAKYDVPFHDIGDEKGTPDEAELLELLAEYDADLIVLARYMRILSPDVVFRYESRIINVHPSLLPAFPGASAYMQAIEEGVRIAGVTAHYVTTDLDQGPIITQRAFNVPDDASEEELQQLGQPLEADALLEAIRLHLDDEVTVHRGRTKLRDPEETEAQLGAPEELDSLNPDRPIDGLGEFVAGEEPEAEADD, encoded by the coding sequence GTGACCCGGAACCTGACCGAGATAACCGTCGTCGGCGACGACGACACGGGGCTCATCGCGGAGGTCACCTCCCTCCTGTTCGAACGGGGCATCAACATCGAGGACCTAGACCAGGCCGTCCGGGAGGGCGTCTTCCGGATGACCATGCACGTCGACACCGCCGAGATGGTGACGACGGAGGAGAAACTCCGCGAGGACCTGACCGAGCTCGGGGACGAGCTCGACGTCGACATCCAGGTCCGGTTCCCTGCGGACCGCGAGACCCAGTCCATCGCCGTCCTCGTCACGAAGGAATCCCACTGTCTCGAAGCCCTGTTCGAGTCCTGGGCCAACGGCGACCTGGGGGCCGACATCGAGGTGGTCATCGGCAACCACAGCGACCTCGAACCCCTGGCCGCGAAGTACGACGTCCCCTTCCACGACATCGGCGACGAGAAGGGGACCCCCGACGAGGCGGAACTGCTCGAGTTGCTCGCCGAGTACGACGCCGACCTCATCGTGCTGGCCCGCTACATGCGCATCCTCTCGCCGGACGTGGTCTTCCGCTACGAGAGCCGCATCATCAACGTCCATCCCAGTCTGCTGCCGGCGTTCCCCGGTGCCTCCGCCTACATGCAGGCCATCGAGGAGGGCGTCCGCATCGCCGGCGTCACCGCCCACTACGTGACGACGGACTTGGACCAGGGGCCCATCATCACCCAGCGGGCCTTCAACGTCCCCGACGACGCCTCGGAGGAAGAGCTCCAGCAGCTCGGCCAGCCGCTCGAGGCCGACGCGCTGCTCGAGGCGATTCGGCTCCACCTCGACGACGAGGTCACCGTCCACCGCGGCCGGACGAAGCTGCGGGACCCCGAGGAGACGGAGGCCCAGCTGGGCGCGCCGGAGGAACTGGACAGCCTCAATCCCGACCGCCCCATCGACGGCCTCGGGGAGTTCGTGGCCGGCGAGGAGCCGGAGGCCGAAGCGGACGATTAG
- a CDS encoding electron transfer flavoprotein subunit beta/FixA family protein → MKILVTVKQVAVVDDEFEIDGLGIDDRYVTHDLNEWDEYAVEEAVQIQEAADEDVEVVTVTVGPEESEETIRQALAKGADRAVRVWDDTLVEAGLLDPATKARVVEAVAAEEDPDLVLTGVQSADDGFGATGVTLAERLGFEWAAVVNDLELDREAGVAAVHRELEGGIEELADVQLPAVLTIQTGINDPRYASLRGIRQAQSKELAVKSLEDVGLSPADIESPLEQTSLYEPTSESDATVFEGSAEETAGELAAVLREAGVAN, encoded by the coding sequence ATGAAAATTCTTGTCACAGTCAAGCAGGTCGCGGTCGTCGACGACGAGTTCGAGATCGACGGACTCGGGATCGACGACCGGTACGTCACACACGACCTCAACGAGTGGGACGAGTACGCCGTCGAGGAGGCCGTCCAGATACAGGAGGCCGCCGACGAGGACGTCGAGGTCGTGACGGTGACGGTGGGCCCCGAGGAGAGCGAGGAGACGATCCGCCAGGCGCTGGCGAAGGGGGCCGACCGCGCGGTGCGGGTCTGGGACGACACGCTGGTCGAGGCCGGATTGCTCGACCCGGCGACCAAGGCCCGCGTCGTCGAGGCCGTCGCCGCCGAGGAGGACCCGGACCTCGTGCTCACGGGCGTGCAGTCGGCCGACGACGGCTTCGGTGCGACCGGGGTGACCCTGGCCGAGCGACTGGGCTTCGAGTGGGCCGCCGTCGTCAACGACCTGGAGCTGGACCGCGAGGCCGGCGTCGCCGCCGTCCACCGCGAGTTAGAGGGCGGCATCGAGGAGCTGGCCGACGTCCAGTTGCCCGCCGTTCTGACCATCCAGACCGGCATCAACGACCCGCGGTACGCCAGTCTCAGGGGGATTCGTCAGGCCCAGAGCAAGGAACTGGCTGTGAAGTCCCTCGAGGACGTCGGCCTGTCGCCGGCCGACATCGAGAGCCCGCTCGAACAGACGTCGCTGTACGAACCCACCAGCGAGAGCGACGCGACGGTCTTCGAGGGGAGCGCCGAAGAGACGGCCGGCGAACTGGCCGCGGTCCTCCGTGAGGCGGGGGTGGCGAACTGA
- a CDS encoding electron transfer flavoprotein subunit alpha/FixB family protein codes for MTVLTVAEHRRGELRPVSLELLSVGRLLAEETGDEHHTVVIGGDVETFGRKLDREGVETVYTVDEGEEFNHDVYVQAVTQLAEALDPSLVVMPNTVNGLDYAPAVASDLGLPLVTDVVDVDYGERLTATRELYGSKTETTIDVHAEAAALTVRPGEWPAAEGVNGSSVEPFEVDVDESAVRSTVTGFEEVGGGDVDITDADVLVSVGRGIGEEENLDLVFDLAEALDATVSASRPLIDNGWLEKDRQVGQSGKVVTPDVYIAVGISGAVQHVAGMKGADTIVAINTDPNAPIFDIADYGIVDDLFDVVPALIEEFGG; via the coding sequence ATGACGGTACTGACCGTCGCCGAGCACCGCCGCGGCGAGCTCCGGCCGGTGAGCCTCGAACTGCTCAGCGTCGGCCGCCTGCTCGCCGAGGAGACGGGAGACGAGCACCACACCGTCGTAATCGGCGGCGACGTGGAGACGTTCGGTCGGAAACTCGACCGCGAGGGCGTCGAGACGGTCTACACCGTCGACGAGGGCGAGGAGTTCAACCACGACGTCTACGTCCAGGCGGTGACCCAACTGGCCGAGGCCCTCGACCCGTCGCTGGTGGTGATGCCAAACACGGTCAACGGCCTCGACTACGCCCCCGCTGTCGCCAGCGACCTGGGCCTGCCGCTGGTGACCGACGTGGTCGACGTCGACTACGGCGAGCGACTGACCGCGACCCGCGAGCTGTACGGGTCCAAGACCGAGACGACCATCGACGTCCACGCCGAGGCGGCCGCGCTGACGGTCCGACCCGGCGAGTGGCCCGCCGCGGAGGGCGTCAACGGCTCGTCCGTCGAGCCCTTCGAGGTCGACGTCGACGAGTCGGCGGTCCGCTCGACTGTCACCGGCTTCGAGGAGGTCGGTGGCGGCGACGTCGACATCACCGACGCCGACGTGCTGGTCTCGGTCGGGCGCGGCATCGGCGAGGAGGAGAACCTCGACCTCGTGTTCGACCTGGCCGAGGCGCTGGACGCGACGGTGTCGGCCTCCCGGCCGCTCATCGACAACGGCTGGCTGGAGAAGGACCGCCAGGTCGGCCAGTCGGGGAAGGTGGTCACGCCGGACGTCTACATCGCCGTCGGCATCTCCGGGGCCGTCCAGCACGTCGCCGGGATGAAGGGCGCCGACACCATCGTCGCCATCAACACCGACCCCAACGCGCCCATCTTCGACATCGCCGACTACGGCATCGTCGACGACCTCTTCGACGTGGTGCCGGCGCTCATCGAGGAGTTCGGCGGGTAA
- a CDS encoding type II toxin-antitoxin system VapC family toxin: MAAVAVDANVLIAARLSRDQNHERGDAITRAMDHGTLPIAYVLSDVLEEVVNYLQARAGHDVATETLDAILESSGFSLQQTSKSDFDAGRSVFRRYESLSLTDAVIVAAMDRTDVDYLYSFDDGFDSVPEVTRLTTPENPYEQ, from the coding sequence ATGGCCGCAGTCGCCGTGGATGCGAACGTTCTCATCGCGGCCCGACTCTCCCGCGATCAGAATCACGAGCGCGGGGACGCGATCACGCGGGCGATGGACCACGGAACACTCCCGATAGCGTACGTCCTCAGCGACGTTCTGGAGGAAGTCGTCAACTACCTTCAGGCGAGAGCAGGACACGACGTCGCGACCGAAACGCTCGATGCGATACTCGAGAGCAGCGGGTTTTCCCTCCAGCAGACCTCGAAGTCCGACTTCGACGCTGGTCGCTCCGTGTTCCGACGCTACGAATCACTCTCGCTGACGGATGCCGTCATCGTTGCAGCGATGGACCGAACAGATGTCGACTACCTCTACAGTTTCGACGATGGGTTCGACAGCGTCCCCGAAGTCACTCGTCTCACGACACCCGAAAATCCGTACGAGCAATAG
- a CDS encoding AbrB/MazE/SpoVT family DNA-binding domain-containing protein → MSHEVEDETTVNESYSVTVPAAVRREAGVEAGDKIRWRVDDGTLSVELVKQHYGAFSGLDPVDIGEPTDAAEDHDLVAGDY, encoded by the coding sequence ATGTCCCACGAGGTCGAAGACGAAACGACGGTCAACGAGAGCTATTCGGTGACGGTCCCGGCAGCGGTACGGCGAGAGGCCGGCGTCGAGGCGGGCGACAAGATTCGGTGGCGCGTCGACGACGGGACTCTCTCGGTCGAACTCGTCAAGCAACACTACGGTGCGTTTTCAGGGCTCGACCCGGTCGACATCGGCGAACCGACCGACGCCGCCGAGGACCACGACCTCGTCGCCGGGGACTACTGA
- a CDS encoding AAA family ATPase, with amino-acid sequence MTVIGIVGLPGSGKSEAANVAVDMGVPVVTMGDVIRQECRDRGLDPATDHGTVATALREENGPAAIAERSLPIIEERREDSDTVVVDGIRSDVEVEAFREAFGESFLLVEVDAPFEVRAERLDLRGRDASAEEGGESLADRDERELGFGMGEAMAMADLTIENTETLAAFQRTVRTLLREGAEALE; translated from the coding sequence ATGACAGTCATCGGCATCGTCGGACTGCCCGGGAGCGGCAAGAGCGAGGCGGCCAACGTCGCCGTCGACATGGGGGTGCCGGTCGTCACGATGGGCGACGTCATCCGCCAGGAGTGTCGCGACCGGGGGCTGGACCCGGCGACGGACCACGGGACGGTGGCGACGGCGCTCCGCGAGGAGAACGGCCCCGCGGCCATCGCCGAGCGGTCGTTGCCTATCATCGAGGAGCGCCGCGAGGACAGCGACACCGTCGTCGTCGACGGCATCCGCTCGGACGTGGAGGTCGAGGCGTTCCGCGAGGCGTTCGGCGAGTCGTTCCTGCTGGTCGAGGTGGACGCACCCTTCGAGGTCCGCGCCGAGCGCCTGGATCTGCGTGGCCGGGACGCGAGCGCCGAGGAGGGCGGCGAGTCGCTGGCGGACCGCGACGAGCGCGAGCTCGGGTTCGGGATGGGCGAGGCCATGGCGATGGCCGACCTGACCATCGAGAACACCGAGACGCTCGCGGCCTTCCAGCGGACCGTCCGGACGCTCCTGCGAGAGGGGGCGGAGGCCCTGGAATGA
- a CDS encoding RNA-binding domain-containing protein: MSAVYSVDVQVTAPVNDTEVTARVADAIRNLFPEADPEHSHGELRAEVHSMDEFSELLHRLEILDTARSVFFDALEGDTFAFDVKKQAAFEGRINFAVGEPAELGDIHVRVRVREPDAEAYIDYVAPPTEDGTPVDSEP, from the coding sequence ATGAGTGCCGTCTACAGCGTCGACGTCCAGGTCACCGCGCCGGTCAACGACACCGAGGTGACCGCCCGGGTGGCCGACGCCATCCGCAACCTGTTCCCGGAGGCCGACCCGGAACACAGCCACGGCGAACTCCGCGCCGAGGTCCACTCGATGGACGAGTTCTCGGAGTTGCTCCACCGCCTGGAGATTCTCGACACCGCGCGCTCGGTCTTCTTCGACGCACTCGAGGGCGACACCTTCGCGTTCGACGTGAAGAAGCAGGCGGCCTTCGAGGGGCGTATCAACTTCGCCGTCGGCGAGCCCGCGGAGCTGGGCGACATCCACGTTCGCGTGCGGGTACGCGAACCCGACGCCGAGGCCTACATCGACTACGTCGCCCCGCCGACCGAGGACGGGACGCCGGTCGACTCCGAACCATGA
- a CDS encoding HAD family hydrolase, producing the protein MTTAICFDLDGTLVHWTRPHEAVLRETLADHGIDPDDTLVATVEETFWTAHDTMVESPFEQAMATALDEADADGGDPAAMVETFRERTYEATTVPDGARESLASLGADDPLAVVTNGVREWQVGKLAHHDLTDHFDVVVASYEAGAHKPDPAPFDRLRDRLPADEYVMVGDDYEADVEGARAAGFVPVHYEHEARSASDGASGDQPRDAGPDLWATLRALV; encoded by the coding sequence ATGACGACCGCGATCTGTTTCGACCTCGACGGGACGCTCGTCCACTGGACGCGTCCGCACGAAGCGGTGCTGCGTGAGACGCTGGCCGACCACGGCATCGACCCCGACGACACACTCGTGGCGACAGTCGAAGAGACGTTCTGGACCGCACACGATACGATGGTGGAATCGCCGTTCGAACAGGCGATGGCGACCGCGCTCGACGAGGCCGACGCGGACGGCGGCGACCCGGCGGCGATGGTCGAGACGTTCCGGGAGCGGACCTACGAGGCGACGACGGTGCCCGACGGCGCCCGCGAGAGTCTGGCGTCGCTCGGTGCCGACGACCCGCTGGCGGTCGTCACAAACGGCGTCCGCGAGTGGCAGGTGGGCAAGCTCGCCCATCACGACCTGACCGACCACTTCGACGTCGTCGTCGCCTCCTACGAGGCCGGCGCGCACAAACCCGACCCGGCCCCGTTCGACCGCCTGCGCGACAGACTGCCGGCCGACGAGTACGTGATGGTCGGCGACGACTACGAGGCCGACGTCGAGGGCGCGCGAGCGGCCGGGTTCGTGCCCGTTCACTACGAGCACGAGGCGCGAAGCGCCTCGGACGGGGCAAGCGGCGACCAGCCGCGAGACGCGGGGCCCGACCTCTGGGCGACCCTCCGGGCGCTCGTGTAG
- a CDS encoding molybdopterin-dependent oxidoreductase gives MDVRRVVPSPRAVDWSLFVAVTTLLATGVATIWAGTPRGAWLIDLHAIAGVVLVALVPMKLWRVSHRVSPARLTGRRVLSLLLAADVTAALATGVWWVFGGSLDLGPWGLFHLHVGLGLLVPVLLATHLRYRYHRPTRATVGRRRDVLRYAGVVTAGALVWRFQRPVNDLLDTAGADRRYTGSREEGSGEGNRFPVTSWVADDPDPVDPADWSLSVVGRVSTPAEYGVDDLSADATREGLLDCTSGWYSDHAWQGVRVGDLLAAADPDDPAAWVQFRSVTGYRWSLPIDEARDAVLATHVDGERLSHGHGFPMRLVAPGRRGFQWVKWVEEVRVTKRREVGEWLAIFVSGF, from the coding sequence ATGGACGTTCGCCGGGTCGTCCCGTCGCCACGCGCCGTCGACTGGAGTCTCTTCGTCGCCGTCACGACGCTACTCGCGACCGGCGTGGCGACCATCTGGGCCGGGACGCCGCGTGGTGCGTGGCTCATCGACCTCCACGCCATCGCGGGGGTGGTGCTCGTCGCCTTGGTGCCGATGAAGCTGTGGCGAGTCTCCCACCGGGTCTCGCCCGCGCGGCTCACCGGCCGGCGGGTTCTCTCCCTACTGCTCGCGGCCGACGTGACGGCGGCCCTGGCGACCGGCGTCTGGTGGGTGTTCGGCGGGTCGCTCGACCTGGGGCCGTGGGGGCTCTTTCACCTCCACGTCGGCCTCGGCCTGCTGGTGCCCGTCCTCCTGGCAACACACCTGCGCTATCGCTACCACCGGCCCACGCGGGCCACCGTGGGCCGGCGCCGCGACGTCCTCCGCTACGCCGGCGTCGTCACCGCGGGCGCGCTCGTCTGGCGGTTCCAGCGACCGGTCAACGACCTGCTGGACACCGCGGGAGCCGACCGGCGGTACACGGGGTCGCGCGAGGAGGGCAGCGGCGAGGGCAACCGCTTCCCGGTGACCAGCTGGGTCGCCGACGACCCGGACCCGGTCGACCCGGCCGACTGGTCGCTGTCGGTCGTGGGTCGCGTCTCGACGCCCGCCGAGTACGGGGTCGACGACCTCTCGGCGGATGCGACGCGGGAGGGTCTGCTCGACTGCACGAGCGGGTGGTACTCCGACCACGCGTGGCAGGGCGTCCGCGTGGGCGACCTGCTCGCGGCCGCCGACCCGGACGACCCAGCGGCGTGGGTCCAGTTCCGCTCGGTCACGGGCTACCGCTGGAGCCTCCCCATCGACGAGGCCCGTGATGCCGTCCTCGCGACGCACGTCGACGGCGAGCGCCTCTCGCACGGCCACGGCTTCCCGATGCGCCTGGTCGCGCCCGGACGGCGTGGCTTCCAGTGGGTCAAGTGGGTCGAGGAGGTGCGGGTCACCAAGCGCCGCGAGGTGGGCGAGTGGCTCGCCATCTTCGTCAGCGGCTTCTGA
- a CDS encoding lamin tail domain-containing protein, which yields MDRRSLVALVLLVALAGCGGFSASAPSASTPTAVGSAGPIPQDTVSVSVTAVVDGDTIRVAYPNGTVDTVRLVGVDTPEVHVENDPAEFEGVPDTDAGRACLREAGTDASNFAKDALLGREVGLAFDPATDRRGYYDRLLAYVVVEDRLFNYRLVATGHARVYDSDFSRADRFYSAETAARENGRGLWRCVDPATTGTPVADGGTVTAGETGLAIATINADAAGDDNENLNDEYVVFENRGESALDLTGWTVADAADHVYTFDALTLAPGDRVTLHTGAGTDTETDRYWGRTRAVWNNGGDTVTVRDASGRVVARRTYG from the coding sequence ATGGACCGCCGCTCGCTCGTCGCCCTCGTGCTGCTGGTCGCCCTCGCCGGATGTGGTGGTTTCTCCGCGTCCGCCCCGTCGGCGTCGACGCCGACCGCCGTCGGGTCGGCCGGCCCGATTCCACAGGACACCGTTTCGGTGAGCGTCACCGCCGTCGTCGACGGCGACACGATTCGCGTCGCGTACCCGAACGGGACCGTCGACACCGTGCGACTCGTCGGCGTCGACACGCCCGAGGTCCACGTCGAGAACGACCCCGCGGAGTTCGAGGGGGTCCCCGACACCGACGCGGGACGGGCGTGTCTCCGTGAGGCGGGCACCGACGCCTCGAACTTCGCGAAAGACGCCCTGTTGGGCCGCGAGGTCGGCCTCGCGTTCGACCCGGCGACCGACCGGCGGGGCTACTACGACCGCCTGCTCGCGTACGTCGTCGTCGAGGACCGACTGTTCAACTACCGCCTGGTCGCCACCGGTCACGCCAGGGTCTACGACAGCGACTTCTCGCGGGCGGACCGGTTCTACAGCGCCGAGACGGCGGCCCGCGAGAACGGTCGCGGCCTCTGGCGCTGTGTCGACCCGGCAACGACGGGGACGCCGGTGGCCGACGGCGGGACGGTCACGGCCGGCGAGACCGGCCTGGCGATAGCGACGATCAACGCCGACGCCGCCGGCGACGACAACGAGAACCTGAACGACGAGTACGTCGTCTTCGAGAACCGCGGCGAGTCGGCGCTGGACCTGACCGGGTGGACGGTCGCCGACGCGGCCGACCACGTCTACACGTTCGACGCGCTGACGCTCGCCCCCGGCGACCGGGTGACCCTCCACACCGGGGCCGGCACCGACACCGAGACGGACCGCTACTGGGGACGTACCAGGGCGGTCTGGAACAACGGGGGCGATACGGTCACGGTCCGCGACGCGAGCGGGCGCGTCGTCGCCCGGCGAACCTACGGGTGA